The DNA region CTTAAAATCTATCTCTCTGTCaacattaccaaacaaaatatttatatatgatatatatacgTAGAAACACATACATATGAGGCGTTtgcataaatatatgtaattattaattttcagCATAAATCAAATATTGCTGGATCGATATGGCCACATcaactttatatatttatatatcatatataacacacatacatgtatgtgtgttaatTAATAGGCCAAACTTTATATATTGTACATATGCAATCTATACATACACACAAACTCTATGGAAATGACCgtggcatttatatatatatatatatagttaattactTATTCACAAGAATCACAACTATTTAAAATAATGGTAAAACTTGCTAGCTAGGGTTTGGACTTTGAGGTACTGAAACCCCAGAAAGaaattattacttattttttcaGATTTCAACGTATTAGGGGTGGGGAAGCTGCTTCTATGCTGGTTGTTGGTTTTCGTAGTTTCAGAGTACTAGATTCGAAGCAATCCGCCCTTGATCTGTGCTTCGTAACGCTCTTCTCCACGTGGTATACATAATTATTTATAGTATACATTTACAACATTAATAAATGGGATAGTAATAGAATAATAAATGAAGACTACTTCTATTCTCATGTGGAATTGAATTCAATTTATACAAAGGACTTAAATACTCTCCGCGCGCGGCTAGCTTCTGATAAAGGCACAATTAGGAACTAACTTTCGATTGGTTTGATAATCGAGCAATTAATTCCCTCTTCAAGATATATAAACACGCAAGTAAGAAATATCATCATACTGTGCATGATGATCTCACTTTTCCAACAAaacttcctatatatatattttcccttAACTCATTTCTTTTTGAAGTCTTGGCTACGTAACACTTTGTTTGAATTATATTAGATAACTGGAAGGGTCCTCACGGCCCTACTTTTggaccatatataattattcaatATTAGTTATTTGTTTAAAGAAACCAACAACTTACATTTAATTAAGAGCATATAcctgctctaattttattttatttacagtatttatattttttattttaacaactaACTTcttgcttttaatttaatttttcaagttcTTTGATTTCAAAAAGTATGGATTCTACTACTAGTGAAATTAGAGATTGTGGAGACAAGGCCAGTGCTCCTACACCTGTGGGGGCTTCCACCCCGACGACGACGTGTACTTCCACCCCCTAGAGCCCCATCTAGGGCTGCATCTAGACCAGCATCTAGAGTAGCTACTTTCTATGCATCCAATCGACTCCCAGTAGATAtagaaggagaagatgaagatattttcaatgaagaggaggagatgaCAGATGTGCCCATTGAGAATGATCGACCACCACAGCCTTCTAAAAAATGGTCGTGgacgtgggaacatttcacTAAAATTCCTGGTGATCGTGCGAACCCTCAAGCAAGATGTAACCATTGTGAGCAACTTTATGGTTGCCATTCGAAGAAACAAGGCACCAATGTATTAATAGCACATCTTACTGGTTGCCAGCGGTATAAGATTGCGAAGGGATTGGCAGCCACTGGCACTGATCAAGCCAAGCTGAGTTATGAAACTTAAATGGCAACTGATGCCGGCGGATCACATGTTAAGAAGCTTATAATCCCTCAATATAGTGAGAAGATGTTGCGGGAATTACTTGCAGAGATGATCATTATTGATGAGATGCATTTTACCACAGTTGACAAGAAAGGCTTCAACAAATTTGTGCGCTGTCTTGAGCCACGTTTTCCCATGCCTTCACGGTATATGGTTATGCGAGATTGTTTGAAGAGGCATTTGAAGGAAAAGACAGAAATGAAGGAGATGTTTTCTCAGACTGGCCAGAGAGTGTCATTCACTACTGATACATGGACGTCCATACAAAATGTGGGCTACATGTGTATCATAGCCCACTTTATTGACAGTGAGTGGACACTGCATAAACAGATAATTGGATTTAAAGAGATTGTTGATCACAAGGGTGCATCCATTGGTGCAATGATGGATGATTGTATTCAAGATTGAGGTATTAAAAAAGTCATTTGTATCACAGTTGACAATAGCAGTGCCAATGATACTACAATTGAGTGGTTCAAGAGGAATATAACAGTAAAGGAAGATATCATTCATGGACACGAGTTTATACATGTCctatgttgtgctcatatcatCAACCTCATTGTTTCAAAAGAGTTGAAGGAGGTTGATGATTCAATTACCAAAACCCGCAACATTGTGagatatgtgagggcttccctcCAAACGCTTGGCAAGTTTAAGGTAATAGCATAACAGCTTTAGATTCCATATTCTGTCATGTTGTGCTTGGATGTTCAGACTCGATGGAACtccatatatatgatattggcGGTGGCGCAGAAGTACGAAAGAGCATTCCAGCGAATGGAGGTCGAGGATGGGGGTCTGAGGTATGCTTTGATGGAGTCTACTGGGGGGAGAAGGGGACTCGGTGCGCCGGATGTAGTTGATTGGGATCGTGTGAagtcttttgttgattttttgaagttgttttatgataaaactatGCGAATATCTGGATCCAAATATTATACTGCAAACTTGTACTTCGACGAGCTTTCGGGGATTCATGAACACTTGCAACAAAGTTATGCTAATAGTGAGGGATTGTTATTTGCTACGACTATGAAgatgaaatcaaaatatgaaaaatattaaggagatattgtgaagataaatagattattactTGTGGCTACAATCCTTGACCCTCGatataaattgaaaattatacaatttttctttattgacaTCCTTGGGAAAGAGAAGGCTGAAGAGTTTATTAGAGAGTTGAGAAGGGATATTGATGACTTATATGACCACTACAACAATAATAGTCATCCTACTCTAGCAAGTGGTAGCCGTAGCTCCTTACACCCGACCAACTCGACATCTTTTGGTGATTACACTGCTTCTACTGCAGCTCTTTCATCACCATTGTTGCAGTGATATCATCAAAGGCATGCAtcgaggaatattatgcagtgtagATCTGAGGTTGAATGCTATTTGATGGAAGATGTCGAGGCACCTAGTGGTGCATTTCagttattaacttggtggaaggttcATTCTACCAAGTTTCCTATTCTTTCCTGAATAGCCCGAGATCTGTTAGCTATTTTTATCACTACGGTTGCCTCTGAGTTGACATTTAGCACTGGAGGTTGTGTGTTGGATGCTTATTAGAGTTCATTGTCAGCTtcaactgtggaggccctcATTTGCACACAGAACTGACTATGTGAAATGCCCATTGGAGTAGATATCATTGATCCcgagagctataggcttgaatcagataaatttatagtttatatgtttttaaatgataatttaaatatttgtaatgttttaattattcagtttctaatttttatgattttgtataCCTACTTGTGAACCTTAGCATAGTTGCAGATGAGTGATAATTGCAAATGAATTACAAGTTACATGGATGAAGAGTTGTATTCATGTGTTGTAGTGATGCTATTCAGGTGCTAGAttagtatttttaaatcatttataaaattattgaccatttcataattcatactatattttttttttaaatattttcatatgtattattttgcaGATAAAACATTATTAGAACGAATGCCAAATGGTAGTGGCTATTGGCTTCAACTTCAAGAATTAagacttttttcctttcttgatGTTCAAGAATCAATATTTTGTCAATGTTCAATTACTAATTGACTACTCTTTGGTTGTGTAATATATGACTGTttaatcaatttcatttgtatttatattatttaggtAATTGGGCCTTGGACTGCACATGGACCTTCGGAGGTAGGCCTTCGGAGTCGAAATTCCGAACTCCAATTAGAGTCGGAGTCCGAAATTTTTTTCCTCTGACTCTTGTCATAGTCGGAGCCCACCCCTACTAAAACAAACACAGATTTTTTCGGCAACCGTCGTCGCCATAAAAACTCTTTCCTCACCGCAGTTATATCTTTTCTTGCAAAAATTATTAGTCGAACTTTTTACCGTGAGTTTGTTACTTACGGGGCAGTACACTCGAGCGATACAGCTCGGGCAACATGGCAGCATTTTCCAAATGTTTTATACATGGGCTTGAtggtagaatttttcttttataaacttgTCCAAGCTGCATGTAAGCCTCTCAAACGCCACATCGTCTCAGTGTCATGATCACATCCTATACGCATGATTATATTCCAACTGTAGCAATTATAACGGGATATTGCCgcgtttaatattatattagttggttgggAAAATATGTAGCTAGCTGAACATAAAGAAAGATGTACTGTTCTTTGCGTTCTACAATCTTTGATGTAGTCAGCATTTAGCTAGGATGGTCaattctttatcattttttattttattttatttataaattaattttctttatgcTTAATcaaatatgtgtatatatatatatatatatatatatttgttgaaaaTACAGCTTATATATGTATTCGATCCCAAGCTCATCCATAGCCTGAAATtcttctaatttattatcatacGGAGAATTAATGCCATATGCGCATTAGATAAATGCTGACTTTCTAGAAAACGTTTTGAGTTTTAGCAATGATATATGCATGGCCGCTAGCTAGCTGGATTCAGCTTTGATAGGGCTTGTTTAAATTTTCCTTCATATTTCGGTGGCATAATCATGTATTATAATAGAGTTTCCTGCCTTGTTCAATTGAACAGAACCAGAACCACTATGCATTCTCGATCGTACCCATGATaatcaataatatccacaacgaatattcaactccaaactGGTCAAAGTTTCTGGATCTTGACTCTGCCATGCATGCACTTGTCAatccttattatatatatgatgatatACTCGAAGGGGATCgataacaagaaacaaatggCGATCAATTCAAGAATATTGCTACTTGgcatagtttttcttttctgtaaGGTATCTTTATCTCATGGGAGGACAAATCCCAGCTTTCGAGTAAAAGCTGTTAATCTGGGAGGTTGGCTGGTTACTGAAGGATGGATTAAACCTTCTCTCTTTGATGGCATCCCCAACAAGGACTTCTtggtttgtattttattttaaacttctGTTTCTTGCAAATCAAATCATTCATGTCACAGCAGCAGAAGGTCTTGCATGATCCCACCGAGCTGTAAATGTCATTGTTTGCTTTTGTAACCTTTTCAGGATGGAACTGGACTTCAGTTCAAATCGGTTACAACTGGGAAATATCTTTGCGCTGAAACTGGAGGAGGAACCATCATAGTTGCAAACAGAAGTGCTGCTTCAGGATGGGAGACATTCAAAGTAAGTTATTTAATTTGGTTAAAAACCGATCGAGCTAACGTTCTTTGGTTTTGCTGATATATACTGGTGGGTGTTCTTTGTTTGGTGTAGCTATGGAGGATCAACGAGAAAACTTTCAATTTCAGAGTCTTTAATAAGCAGTTCGTGGGGCTAGACACCAGTGGAAATGGGATAGATGTGGTAGCCGTTGCGAGCACGCCTGGAAAATCGGAGACATTTGAGATTGTTAGAAAACCTCTTAATTCCAGCCATGTGAGAATCAAAGCGCCCAATGGATTCTTCCTGCAGGTAATATTATTTGTATAAATCTAGAGAGATAAACACACTACGTACAAGGTTTTGTACTTCGCCATTAAATTGGAAGAAATTGTACAGGCAAAGACAGAGACGCTGGTGACTGCAGATTTTGCAGGGAATAGCAACTGGGGAGAGAACGATCCCTCAGTCTTTGTGATAACAAACACAGGAGGGTTGCAGGGCGAGTTTCAAATAACCAATGGCTATGGACCAGAGAAAGCCCCACAAGTCATGAAGGTAAGCACTTGTTTCTTCCGAGCTAATTGGttccttttttccttcatttatgtttaaaaaatagacCACCTAGAGCCCCACAAGTTATGAAACTTAAAGAAATGGTTAAAAATTTACGTCATGCCACACAACAATTCATTTCatttgtataataataataattcagaTCTGTATGTGGACATTGAATCTCAGGAGCATTGGAGCACGTACATAGTGGAAGATGACTTCAAGTTCATATCACAAAATGGACTAAACGCAGTTAGAATTCCGGTTGGTTGGTGGATAGCAAGCGATCCGACTCCTCCACATCCCTATGTCTGTGGTTCCTTGAAAGCTCTAGACAATGCCTTCGCCTGGGCTCAGTACGTACATATAATACTGTACTTGTTTTGGCAACTTATATCTTTTAGCAGAAACAGTTGAATGGATCATCGACCAAATATTCCACCTTTTTGGACCGTAGAAAGTTAGGTGTATCTTTAATTGGACGAGAAACTATGAGAAAAAGCTACAAAAtcgtgtttatttttttaagtatctgTTTTCCCTCTATCGAATCTCTCGAGTTAAGAGATTGCCAAGTTCCAACCATTTGAAAAGCTTAGTTCTTGTTGATTATGATCATAGTGTGCACCTAATTATATAGCTTATCAACACATATCTAAAAGGGTGTTGTACTTTGTCTGCAGGAAATATGGAGTGAACATTATAATTGATCTACATGCAGCACCTGGCTCCCAAAATGGTTGGGAACATAGCTCCACCAGAGATGGCTCTCAGGAATGGGGAAAAACAGATGAGAATATTCAACAGACAGTTGCTGTCATAGACTACCTAACTGCAAGGTATATAGTTATAAGAGAAATGCTCTTCTTCGTACTAAATATATTCATTCTTAACCACATCTAATGAAAAGTAgcattgttatatttttaagagaacTGCTACAAACGCAAAgcgattacacaaaagtaaacttacaaactgatgtaattttataaaatccgttagatttactttataagaaaactaaatttataataaaagtaattttataatctcacataccacatcaaactaaatcagtttgtgtgtttatttttatataatctctttacaTCTAAAGTATTTTCAGGCCTATTTCTATTATGAAACCATAAAATGCAAAGAGCCAAAGCCTGTATGCAGGTAGCTTGTATAGTACTTCTTGACTCGTTTGCTTATATACGTACGTGTACTCTCATTTACAAGTATAGGTATGCAAAGAGCCCAAGCCTTTATGCAGTTGAACTGATCAATGAGCCTCTGGCACCAGGAGCATCCCTAGAGATGGTAAACAAGTACTACAAGGCTGGTTATGATGCTGTCCGCAAGCACTCCTCCACGGCTTATGTGGTCATGTCTAATCGGCTAGGGCAAATTGACGCGAGGGAGCTGTTCCCTCTAGCCAGTGGCTTAATGGGCTCGGTCATTGATGTGCACTATTACTACCTCTTCTCCACTGTCCAGCAGAACATTGATTACGTCTACATCAACAGGACCCAGGAGCTCACTTATGTCACAACCTCAAATGGTCCACTTACTTTTATTGGTATGTCGAAGTGGTGAATGGTCCTAATATTCTTTCATAAAACTCCCTATGACTGCACTAAAACAGGCTCGCAATGTGCGATGTTAAATTccataaaagaaagaaatagctAATGGTAATACTCTTTGTGAAATGTATTgacaagagaaatattttttgcaggTGAATGGGTAGCTGAGTGGCAAGTTCAGGGAGCATCAAAAGAGGATTACCAAAGATACGCCAAGGCCCAGCTTGATGTCTTTGAAAGAGCAACATTTGGGTGGGCTTACTGGACTCTTAAAAACGTGAATAACCATTGGAGTTTGGAGTGGATGATCAAGAATTGTTACATCAATCTTTAGTTTTTACGCCATTTATGGTTATTGGAGCTTCCGTATTTCGATGTTTTACTCCTTAGGTCAGCTGACTTGGACCTCTATGTGGTCCTATTTGCATATCATATTTGATAATTTGTCTGCAGCGAAATTAGGTAGATTGGCAGCTCATGATCCGAGTAAAATGTTTACTAATATTTCCAAAATGAATAAGAAGGACTAAGGACTTTGAAGCTCCTAATGATAGTGAATGATTGCATATTGATGAGAGGAGCTGCTTTCACTGATTGGACATGATGTTGTCCTCACCTCACCTACCATTTATACCACAAATGAtatttattcaataaattatcaagtcgatataaaaaattattaaatggtcTTGAAATACAAATAATGTCACAATATGTCAAATATAAGTACTTGACATCTTAAAATAAGACGAGAGTACGGTGTATTGTATTCGAAAAGTAAACTTCCATAATTACCCTTTGAATTTTAACTTGATTTGTTTAGTAATAATTGATGTCTTCCACCGACATGGGCTTGGGAAGGAAACTTGCAATATTCAATTACACTACTCTGTTTTATTCTCTATTGTTCCTCGATCGCTTTGTACTTAAATATACAACGATTTAAGACGTCTTTATTAAATTATCAATTGCTCAAAAAACTTGGATCGATAAGTAactttaatgaatttatattttatcattccTTATATTAGAAAACCAAAACCCTTTAACCGATCGAATTAAATTCTCttatttttgcaacaaaatctcatcacaatatcattcactacTTCTAGATTTTCACAAAGTACATTTTAGAGAATAGAagtcaaatatattataattttagttaaCTATAGAGTTAGAAGAGAGATAAACCATACAAACTTATTTATTAGTCATATACCTGCACCCAAACTCAAATGGGCGGATTTAGCAGGTCGCCAGGTCGGGTTGCTGGTTCCGCCGTTATCatgttcaaatattttgaaaaaatagatgacaattttaaaaaccaatAAT from Carya illinoinensis cultivar Pawnee chromosome 6, C.illinoinensisPawnee_v1, whole genome shotgun sequence includes:
- the LOC122313889 gene encoding probable glucan 1,3-beta-glucosidase A, yielding MHLSILIIYMMIYSKGIDNKKQMAINSRILLLGIVFLFCKVSLSHGRTNPSFRVKAVNLGGWLVTEGWIKPSLFDGIPNKDFLDGTGLQFKSVTTGKYLCAETGGGTIIVANRSAASGWETFKLWRINEKTFNFRVFNKQFVGLDTSGNGIDVVAVASTPGKSETFEIVRKPLNSSHVRIKAPNGFFLQAKTETLVTADFAGNSNWGENDPSVFVITNTGGLQGEFQITNGYGPEKAPQVMKEHWSTYIVEDDFKFISQNGLNAVRIPVGWWIASDPTPPHPYVCGSLKALDNAFAWAQKYGVNIIIDLHAAPGSQNGWEHSSTRDGSQEWGKTDENIQQTVAVIDYLTARYAKSPSLYAVELINEPLAPGASLEMVNKYYKAGYDAVRKHSSTAYVVMSNRLGQIDARELFPLASGLMGSVIDVHYYYLFSTVQQNIDYVYINRTQELTYVTTSNGPLTFIGEWVAEWQVQGASKEDYQRYAKAQLDVFERATFGWAYWTLKNVNNHWSLEWMIKNCYINL